A portion of the Lolium rigidum isolate FL_2022 chromosome 1, APGP_CSIRO_Lrig_0.1, whole genome shotgun sequence genome contains these proteins:
- the LOC124684563 gene encoding uncharacterized protein LOC124684563, with translation MATELPEIPGHLLAEIFLRLPAPEDLARTSAACVAFRRLVTDGPFLRRFRRLHAPTLLAFLDLEGFHPALPPHPSAPAAAALAAAGADFAFSFLPPHCAWIIQEIRDGRVLLARDHGEDERPPVFKELVVCDPLHRRYVTLPPLPDALAASVLFHPAPVTRMPWCEPCLAPLGDDDETEFTVICVVHCETKLATFVFSSATGQWLPSASKRWSELFRGRRESAADASVREPTSSNSPLDPTFLRRHYAYGCFYWESTMAKRKDLLVLDTRTMEFSITDLPSKGWGTLGVAILEAGEGNLGLFGIRDQPAGGKPDLCYTVRQNKGESSGQWQMVRTITLGSGCLHYIKASTERYFLLVSADAPRWLGSSFKMPDLEYFSMDVKELQLQKVSVKPFGAALSRTRIYTNFPPSLLSSPTI, from the coding sequence ATGGCCACGGAGCTGCCGGAGATCCCGGGCCACCTCCTGGCCGAGATATTCCTCCGCCTGCCGGCCCCAGAGGACCTCGCCCGCACCTCCGCCGCCTGCGTCGCCTTCCGCCGCCTCGTCACCGACGGCcccttcctccgccgcttccgccgCCTCCACGCCCCGACCCTCCTCGCCTTCCTCGACCTCGAGGGCTTCCACCCCGCGCTCCCGCCCCACCcctccgcgcccgccgccgccgcgctcgccgccgccggcgccgactTCGCCTTCTCCTTCCTGCCGCCCCACTGCGCCTGGATCATCCAAGAAATCCGCGACGGCCGCGTCCTCCTCGCCCGCGACCACGGCGAAGACGAGCGCCCCCCGGTCTTCAAGGAGCTCGTGGTCTGCGACCCCTTGCACCGCCGGTACGTCACGCTGCCCCCGCTCCCCGACGCCCTAGCCGCTTCGGTACTGTTTCACCCGGCACCCGTGACGCGCATGCCCTGGTGCGAGCCCTGCCTCGCGCCcctcggcgacgacgacgagacaGAATTCACAGTCATCTGCGTGGTGCACTGCGAAACCAAGCTGGCCACCTTCGTCTTCTCCTCGGCCACGGGGCAGTGGCTCCCCTCGGCGAGCAAGCGCTGGAGCGAGCTGTTCCGCGGCAGGCGCGAGTCGGCCGCGGATGCGTCGGTGCGGGAGCCTACTTCATCCAATTCCCCGCTGGACCCGACGTTCCTCAGACGCCACTACGCGTACGGCTGCTTCTACTGGGAGTCCACCATGGCCAAACGGAAAGACCTGCTCGTCCTCGACACCCGAACGATGGAGTTCTCGATCACCGACCTGCCATCCAAGGGGTGGGGTACGCTTGGAGTGGCCATTCTGGAGGCGGGGGAAGGCAACCTTGGGTTGTTCGGCATACGCGACCAACCGGCTGGTGGCAAACCTGATCTATGCTACACCGTTAGACAGAACAAGGGCGAGAGTTCCGGTCAGTGGCAGATGGTGAGGACAATCACGCTAGGTTCTGGGTGTCTGCATTATATCAAAGCTTCAACAGAGAGGTACTTTCTCCTCGTAAGCGCCGATGCCCCACGGTGGCTAGGCTCGTCTTTCAAGATGCCAGACTTGGAATACTTCTCCATGGATGTCAAGGAATTGCAGCTTCAGAAGGTTTCTGTGAAACCTTTCGGGGCTGCCTTGTCTAGGACGCGCATATATACCAACTTCCCCCCATCGCTGCTGTCTTCACCAACAATATGA